The segment GAACAAACTTGAACAACAAACAACACGTCAAAGATCAAGTGAAAACTTGAACAATAAACATGTAATTATACGCAATTACACATCAAGTCAAACCTGGGATTGATTTCTGGACGTTTTTGATGGAGGAGAAATGTTGGATTCTCTTATTCCAGTTTGTTATTTGCTTGATTTTCGTATTTATAGATTAGTAAATCCCAATTTTCTTTtctcaattgtttttttaggAAAAATGGAAACAATATACAAAGAAAACTGGAAAAGTGTAAAGGACTAAAGGGTAGGTGCATCGGATTTCAAGACTCattaactttaatatttttggttcCAAAAATACCTGATCGGGTCCCGGATCGGTTCTGGACCCGAACCTGCTATTCGCGGATCCTCTATTAGTTGACCTAGGATAAAATTCTCGGTTCCGATTCTGGACCCGAACCTGTATTTTCGAATCAGTTCCGAATTGGATAGATCCGGATAAAATGCCCATGCCTAGACTTAATGAGACTGAATCTACTTTGGAAGGGTAAACATCGATCTCACAATGTTTTCATCATCTCAGATTCTTACTATGGTTGAAATGGTAACAAGACAGGTAATAATAATCTACTACATTTTGTTTACACATTTTACACATTACTTTTGCTTTACAAGACAGGTAACATTTTTGTACAAAACAAAACACCAGGTACCATTTACTCTGCTTTTTTAACTTTATCCTCTGTACCATGCTGTAACTTGTTcttcattttcaaaatcttcTCACGACTgttatcatatgcttcatttgATCTATCTTTAAGATTCCTCGATAGCTTTTGTAGTCGATCTCCATGCTTCTCCCACAACTTCGGAACCGTTAAGCCGATCACTAACCCTACATATACCAAAGAGTAAAGGAGTAGTAGATTTATTACTTGTAGTACTATGGTTGAAACGGTAACAAGACAGGTAATAATAATCTTCTCCCACTACTTATACCATATTCGTACAATATTCCTAATGTTGCTAGTTTCTTAAAAACATAAGTCAAATGCTTGCTTAATCAAAAGCAACGTAAAACAAAACATACTATCATGTTTGATCAAGTTCgaccttttgttttgtttgtatgTTTAAACCAAGGTGGTGATACAAACCATTAGACAAATCTGGCGTATAGCATAAATGATCAGCTTAAGAATCTGATAGTCTTATTTATGTTAAGTAAAGTTAAAATTTTGGAATATTACCGAGTTATACTATACCTAATGGGTTATACTCTTTACCTAATGGGACGGTCGATATTGCAGATCTTATAAATACTTACGTACCGATGAAGAGAAAAGTATGGAAATCGAGAAGGTTTCCTATTCTTGACAAGATCCAGAACCCCAAAATGGTTTTAGCGAAAACAAACCATTCACTCTCAGCACCGACCGTGAACATCCATCCAACCATTTCTTCCATTAGCTTTCGACACGACCTCGCCATCTCTGCTACAAACTCGTCTGACACTTCTAACCCTGACAAGTCCGGTTCAACCCTGTCCGAAAGTTAATAAACGCAAAAATTAAAACAGCTTTCCTcagaatatataaattaattcatGAACGGCTTTCAACATGCCcaactgtttgagaaggaatTATTTGAATACTTGCTGAGAAGGCGAAGTAAACTGCCCCAAAGGAAGACCATAGAGACGATGGCCATGGCTGCCCAAGAAACAATGGTTATAGAACTGAAACCATAAATATTGATCAAAACCCACGTCGCTGTTGAGACAAGAAGTACAGAGAAGGCTAGTTTCTTCCTCCTCCATAAGTATATGTCCTCCAAAGTAGTATCTTCTATGTAATTCATGAAACATAACGAAGAAGATATCAGAGTTAAATGATGTCTAAAACGTTCAGATCAAATTAGTGTCGGTTTTCTAGTTTTTAGCATTTTGTTTCTCAGACTATTGTTCTTACCAGATTTAGGTGATGTATCTTTGGACACATCGTTGGCCATGTCTGTTATGGTAATAGATGATGCTGGtagtaaaataagaaaataatagctTACGATGTATATATTTGAAAGGATTCTAGAGAATGGTGTGTGTGTGAAAAAAGTTTCTTCATTAGTTCTTGATGTAACACGTCGTGGTGACTTTGCGGTGACGTGGGAGCCATGCAAAGTTGATATGTGTTTCGTTTTacggaaaatattttttttttttgaactgacgAAAATATGTTGGACGGTTCTTTATcaaattcttttcttttttatcaaaaatatgttGGACGGTTCGATATGAAAGTAAAGGATTGAATTGTATTAATTTGATAACCGATAGAGCTTcgggaaaaaaataatttatatctttagaaaacaaaatccgATTTATGAGTATATGCAGAATCAATGATGTTTGGACAGAAGCCACATATCCATATCCGATGGTTGTAATTCGGATTGCATGGATTCTGAGTTCACCATAGCAAGTGGTCAATGAATAgacaaaatttacaattttgtcCCTTAATTTATCTTTCTTTTGCTGTAGAATTAAGATTATAGATTTTTCTGTTGTTATAGTTGTAGATTTTAATGCTCTAAGTTGTTATAGTTAAAGATTTTAATGCTCTAAAATTTGAAGTATAGGTTTAAGAAAACTTCATGATTTACTCATTAATCTTTCAAAACCAAAACACcaatactttatttttttaaatataattgttttttaaaagtgTATAAAGCATGTGGAAGAGATTTGATACTTTAGAAAATCataaaagtgaaaaaattattacACTTATCAACCAAATCTATGATCTaaaaattatgacaaaaaaaaaagaaattgctTGAACTATAATACGCAGATACCACCATTTTTAAAATACACTAACATTTAGATTTATGAAACTGTTTTCAAACAACattatagaaatttttaaatttaattttgaattcaTGTTTATgtcttataaataaaatatttatcttaaaaaggttatagatattttattttcacatttatatggGTTGGTAACTATAGAAAATGCAAACTAAATCAAAAccattattttagaaaaaaatcaaactattatttttaatcgtgaaatttatatataacaaatgcaagtataaatactttataattacttattaatacatgcattactaattaaaataaaataatgataattttttttctatttgaaaaTGCTTAagtattatagttttttttaaaattcattgtATACTATATttgttattaataaataaatcttagAAATTATTCAATATTATACTtccaattatataaaattaaaattctttaacttgattaatatttatttatgtattttctgtttttaattttaatttttattaaagatatttcGGATAACAACACTATGTATAtatgaattatctttttatttttaaatatatttttagattttagatcattttattattattaattttaattaaaaattgaatcaaataaatataaaattgctTTTATGTTTTgactaatttaaatattttattcactAAATGTATAAACCATATTAACCACTCTATTTTTAACGTGAAAGTTCGAATgccaaaaaaaatcacaaataataatatatatattaatatattattataaatatccTTATAATTAACCGTTTAAGAATTAACATAAGAGTAGCACACAAAGAACTAATTTGGATTCACGCTTTTTTTCTATCTATAAAATCTTCATATTAAAAAGAATTATAGCTTttgattttcatatttatatggtttggtacgaaaatatactaaaaaaatcaaaatattattaagaaaaaaaggaaatcaagctattatttttaataatgatcAATACATTAGTATGAATATCTTTATAATTAgtccttttaaaaaattaacggGAGAGCAAAACataaaaactaattttgaattcacgtttttattttatatataaaatatccatattagaaaattatacatactttgtttttcatattcatatggtttggtaaaaaatataaaatcaagaTATTATTAAGAAAGAGGAAATCAAACTATTGTTTTTaataatgacatatatatatatatatatatgtatataatattctTATATGATTAATGATCCGGATCTGATCCGaaaatccggatatccggagaggtcgaatccggatccggatagtAAAATGTTGGATCCGTCAAAACCGGATCCGGatccaaatatattaatattttagtcTGGATATCCAGAtccgtaaattttattaatagctatttcaaaaatagttatatctatatataaaagttaattttatttaatatatttttatttttataatagtatatacaaattttatgtaaaattttttatattatacaaagaaataattaaaaacattatatttttttaaaaaaatatttttaatattttatatatattaatattatctatttatttattttaaggattCAAATCTGGATCCGAATATCCGCCGGATATTACAGTTTTTAGAAAGATATCCGACATCCGGATATCTAAGAACCCCGGATCCGGATAAGGATAGTAAAAGTACAAATCCGCCGGATAAGGATCCGGATCCGAATACCTTAAAATTGTCTGGATACCCGATCTGTCTCAGGCCTAATAGCCACatactaggggtgggcactttacccgatatccgaagtggcacccgaacccgatccgaaaaacccgaaccgaaatccgaaccgaaatagcaaaatacccgaacgggtattgaataggGAGAGATTGGataaccgaacccgaacggataatacccgaatccgaatggatatccgaagataaccgaacatatgaataattaactttatatttctagtttacatcgctcattttatataaaatatttatattgatattatacatactttaaattcatgtgatatatatatatatatataattacgaaaaaatgatttgctactcacttaaaatgcatgtcaaattttttatttcaaaaattaacaaaaagttacatccaaaattaaaaaaaaaactaaattattgtctttttagttttaaaatattatgtccaaatctattaatcattcaatctattaaaaataaaaaaaatagttaactgaaagttatatttttaaatacaagaaacttgagaaatgaaaattttaaattttttttcaaaatctaaaaatccgaacccgatccaaaataaccgaatccgaactaaaaatacccgaacccgacccgaagtacagaaatacccgaacgggttctacacctctataccgaaatacccgaaaatccgaaatacccgatccgaacccgaacgggtacccgaacgcccacccctagatAATAGATACAAAAGGCAACTCTTGCTACAAGATGGAAAAGGgcacaacgataaaaataatgTAGATACCCTACCACATACATTGATGTTTTCTACTTGTTTAGTATTGATGATATCACTGCCACAACCCGAGTTTAAGCAAGTTAATGCGTGTATATGAGCTGTTACAGAAAAGAAATAAGAGCAGCCAGACACCAAACTATTATATTGAAAAATTGGATTAAttatagaacaaaataaattgaaattatgTCTAACGAAACCagttagatttaaaatatgatttttaatcaaCACTTACTATTCGTCGTGCATGATACAACACacctatatttatatctatatcAAATCTAGTATAAATGGTTCTAAAATCTTCTGGAATGTGAGGTCACAAATATGGTCAAGAAGATATTTAGGACAAGAACTCCATGTTCGTATTCGGAACAACTTGAGATCTCTCTACACTGAGGCCAAGCTTAGCCACCTCTTAACGCTCTGTTTTGCGGAAAGGCCAAAGGTCCCGTTAGACTCATTTATcgctaattttattattaattagacCACGAGCGTGTCGTTTATAGCATAAAGCCACTTCCGTGATTTTCAGGGATGCGTTTCAAATCACAATGGTAACGACTTGCAACCCAATCAATAAGAGTATAATCTTTTTTATCACGAGTTAGTGCAGCCAGTCATGAAAATAGCCGTTTTGTCTATATATTTAGGAGACAAAATCAGTGACGGTTTCGCAGGGCTGCGCTGAAAAATACTGACCCACaagcaaaaaatatttttggctcttttgtttatagaaaacaatgaaaatattaaaatatacagtCGGAGTGATTTAAAACCGGGTCCAATTTCACACTCAGAACAATGTTACCAGTAAAACCACAAgctctttatttttattattaactctaaaacatatatattttttgtcggGCTTCAAACACATAGCACATGCTTGATAAGTTTCTATTCAGGTCCGGCCATGCGGTTTCGTTAGCAAAACTTAGCTGTACGTGGGTTCCATTACACAAAATATGTTATGATCTCATACTTTTTGTGTTATTATTATATGAGTTACGTTGGATATAGTGTGACTTAGTGATAATCCAATCCATTAGAAAATCATTATCGTCGTTGGTTTtcaaaaacaattttctttatTATCGTTTGATATCTAACATTTCagtatcaaaataataaaaataaaaaaatagaggagaaagaaaattttattttgataaactTTACATGTGCAAAATACTTTCAATAATATTTGAGGGATTCTCTATGTGCgccattttaattaatttaataatttaattaatttaaaattttaataatacatttttaaataataatattttattggcaaaaaaatgttttactaGTAATGTTGTTCTTAGGACTGCGAAAACTAACCCCACAGAACTTCCAAAACTGAACCACAATATTTAGTTTTCAGTTAAACTTTAATTAATAATTCAATTcacacattttaaaaaaaattggttatcGATTCAGATCAGTGATCagttattttgattttatttttaattttcttagaattttattaattaaataatttgaaCTTATACCATACTAAACCAAAATCATATCCAAATATTGAACCAATTTAATCGAAATATCTGAACTAACCAAAGTACCAAACCTGATAAAAATGACCcaaaattttaactaaaaccTAAAAtctgaccaaaataaaaaaacttcagTTTAGTTTGGtagaaaaattgaaaacaaaactaaataatTACCAAATTGAATTAATCTTTTATTCAGTTTGGCAAGATTTTGTAAggaccgaactaaccaaaaaaCGAATTATCCAAACTGAACTAACTATACAAACCAAATTTGCAAGCTCAGAGCATATCTTGATCAGCATATTTGATTGTGACAATTTTAATGCAGATTGGACGATCAACTTGGGGATTTATCGGTGTTAGAGTTTATAAGGTTTTGATATTATTTCCAACttaagtaaaaaaatataaacaaaaataaaaattcaatcgTCATGTAAAAAGTTCATATTTTTGTACTTATTCTTTCGTATTTTGATATATTCACCATAAGTTGAATATTTGTTATTTAGTCTATAGTTTGGTTTTCATATGTAATCATATCTATCAAACATTTAAATTCACTAAATTTATAATCTATTAG is part of the Brassica rapa cultivar Chiifu-401-42 chromosome A09, CAAS_Brap_v3.01, whole genome shotgun sequence genome and harbors:
- the LOC103842405 gene encoding reticulon-like protein B13; this translates as MANDVSKDTSPKSEDTTLEDIYLWRRKKLAFSVLLVSTATWVLINIYGFSSITIVSWAAMAIVSMVFLWGSLLRLLSKVEPDLSGLEVSDEFVAEMARSCRKLMEEMVGWMFTVGAESEWFVFAKTILGFWILSRIGNLLDFHTFLFIGLVIGLTVPKLWEKHGDRLQKLSRNLKDRSNEAYDNSREKILKMKNKLQHGTEDKVKKAE